CCGGACGCGCCCGATCTGTGCTGGCCAAGATCGGTGGCAGTTCAGCAGTCTGGTGCGCGGCGTGTCGAGCTGCTCAGCTGCCAACGATCGCAAGGACGCCAACCGAGCACGTCACGACGGCACGTCGCGGCGGCGGAAGCCGGCCACGCCGACGGCGAGCAGGGCTGCGGCCACCGCCGTCAGCACCACCAGCGGCGCCACCGCCGGGTCGACCGCGGGCACGGACGGCACATGGGTGTACGGCGAGACGTTGAGCGCGGCCTGGGGCAGCTCGAGCACCGCCCCGAGTTGCCCGAGGAGCAGGAAGATCAGCAGGGCTGTCCAGGAGAGCACCACGGACCAGCGGGGCAGCAGCCCGAACAGAGTGGTCACCACCCCGGCGACCACGAGCAGGGCGGGCAGTCGCAGCAGCGCGGCGCCGCCCAGCTCGACAGCCTTGCCGAGCGGGTCGTCGGTGACGAGGCCGTAGCCGAGGCCGGTGGTCACGCCGGCGAGCAGCAGCAACGCGACCGCGCCGAGCGCCGCGGCGAGGACCTGGGTGCCGAGCCAGCGGGTACGGCTGACCGCCGTGGCGAGGGCGGCTTCGAGGACGCCGTCGGTTTCGTCGCCGCGTACCCGGAGCAGGGCCTGCACCACGTACGCGCCGATGGTCAGCGCGAAGAGGCCGAGCATCGCGGCCAGGTACGCGTCGAGGAGGTTGGCTCCGCCGCCCATCGCGTTGATCGCCTCGGCGGCGGCCGGATTCTGGTCGATCATGGCGTTGAACTCGTCGCCGGCGATGCCCATGGAGAAGCCGAGTACGGCCACCCCGACCGCCCAGCCGAGCAGCGTGCCGCGTTGCATCCGCCAGGCCAGCCCGGCGGGGCTGAGCAGCCGTGGCGTGCCGCTCGCCGGTCCGCGTCGGGGCGCGATCAGCCCGGCGCCCAGGTCGCGGCGCTCCGCGAGGGCGTACGCCAGTGCCACCCCGGCGAGCAGCAGCGCGACGGGTAGGGCGAGGACCCACCAGCGTTCACCGCCGAAGGCCCGCACCTGGTTGCCCCAGCCGAGCGGGGAGAGCCACGAGGGCCAGGCGCTCTGCACCCGGGTGCCGTCGGCGCTCTGCTCGCCGAGCACGTCGCCGGCGGCGCGCAGCACGAAGGAGAGCCCGACGGTGGCCGCGGCGAGCGCGTTGGCGCCCCGGGCGGTGACGGAGAGTTGGGCGGTGACGGCGGCGATCGCCGTGAAGGCGACCCCGACACCGCCGATCGCGGCGGCGGCGGCGAGGGAGCCGGCCAGCGGTAGGCCGGCGCCGATGAGGGCGAACGCGAGCAGCCCGGCGGCCAGCACGTTGGCGGCGACGATGACGAGCAGTGCGGCGGTCAACGACGCGTACCGGCCGACCACTGAGGCGCCGAGCAGCTCCGCCCGGCCGGTCTCCTCGTTCTGGCGGGTGTGCCGGGTCACCGCGAAGGTGCTCAGCAGGGCGACGATCAGGGCCAGCGTCACGTACGTCTCGGCGACCACCACCGCGCCGAGGTCGGCGCCGGCGATGGGGCCGTTGAAGGCGCGGGCGACCAGGCTGGACGCCGAGGTGGTGGCGTATCCCTGGAGAGCCTCCTGGTCCGGATAGATGCCGGTGACGCTGCCCGCGAGGGCGTAGCCGAGCAGCGGTGTGCCGAGGACCCAGATCGCGAGGCGGATCCGGTCGCGGCGCAGCACGAGCCGGGCCAGCAGCGCGGTGTTGGTCAGCGCGCTCACCGGGCACCGGCCTGCGGGGCGCCGGCATCCGAGGCGGCACCGGCATCCGAAACGGCGGGAGCACCGGCACCGGCGGCGGGGTCGTTGCCGTAGTGGCGCAGGAAGAGCTGCTCCAGGGTCGGTGGGGTGCTGGTGAGGGCGCGGACGCCGAAGCGGATGAGCTGGCCGAGCAGCGCGTCGAGGTGCGCGGGGTCGACCTCCAGGTGGGTGCGCCCGTCGACCTCGTGCACGTCGTGCACGCCGGGCAGCGTGTCCAGGCCGGTGACCGGCCGGGCGGTCTCGACGGTCACCGCCGTGCGGGTGAGGTGGCGCAGCTCGGTGAGGGTGCCGGACTCGACGGTGCGGCCCTCGCGGATGATGCTGACCCGGTCGCAGAGGGCCTCGACCTCGGCGAGCACGTGGCTGGAGAGCAGCACTGTGGCGCCGGCCTGCTTGACCCGCCGGACCTCGTCCTGGAACACCGCCTCCATCAGCGGGTCGAGGCCGGAGGTCGGCTCGTCGAGCACGTACAGCTCCACGTTGGAGGCGAAGGCGGCGACGATGGCGACCTTCTGCCGGTTGCCCTTGGAGTACGTGCGGCAGCGGCGGGTCGGGTCCAGGTCGAAGCGGTGCAGCAGCTCGTCGCGACGACGCCGGTCGAGGCCGCCGCGCAGCTTGCCGAGCAGGTCGATGGCCTCCCCGCCGGTGAGGTTGGGCCAGAGGTTGACGTCGCCGGGCACGTACGCCAGCCGGCGGTGCAGGCGGACCGCGTCGCGCCACGGGTCGGCGCCGAGCACCTGGGCGTCGCCGGAGTCACTGTGGAGCAACCCGAGCAGGATCCGGATGGTGGTGGACTTTCCGGAGCCGTTGGGCCCGAGGAAGCCGTGCACCTCCCCCTGCTCGACCCGCAGATCCAGCCCGTCGAGTGCCCGGATCGCGCCGAACGTCTTGACCAGGTTGCCGATCGAGATGACGGGCATCGCCCCTCCTGCCGTTGGCTGCGTCGATCGACCTCACTGTACTGACCAACGGTCAGTCGAATCAACGGTGATCGTGCCCACCGGTCAGGGCGTCGCTAGGCTGGCCGGCATGACCGCCGATCCCGCGGACGACACCCGTACCCGGATCCTGCGCGCCGCGCTCGACCTGTTCGCCGAGCACGGCTACCAGCGGACCTCGCTGCGCCAGATCGGCGAGCGGCTGCGGCTGACCAAGACCGCGATCCTGTATCACTTCCCGGCCAAGGAGCACCTGCTCGCCGCCCTGGTCGAGCCACTGCTGGCCGACCTGGAGAGGCTGCTCGACGCCGCGCAGACGCAACCCACCGAGCGGGCCCGGTGGACGGTGCTGGAGGGCTGGGTCGACATCATGCTCGCCCATCGCCGACCGCTCGGCATGCTCTACCACGACATCGCATTGGTCGGTCGGGGCGACACGTACCATCGGTTGATCACGATCGCGATGCGGGCCAACGACATCATCGCGGGGCCGGATGCCGGACGTCGGGAGCGGGTCCGGGCGGTGCAGGCGGTCGCCGCGTGCAGCGATCCGGTCGTCTTCTTCACCGACGTGTCCGACGAGGTGCTGCGCGCCGACATGCTCGACGGCGTACGCCGACTGCTGACCGCACCGACAGCGGACGCCGCAGGTCCGACGGAAGCCGACCCGGCGGGCGCGGACGCGGGCCCCACGCACCCGCCGAGCCTGGCCCTCGCGAGCCGTGCGGACGCGGCGCCGGGCGGCGGGGCGGCTGCCCGTCGGCGGCGGCCCGGTCGACCGCCGGCGCTGGGTCGGGAGCAGGTCGAGGCGGCCCGGCGGATGCACGCGGCGGGCACCCACTCGGTGGACGCCATCGCCGCCACGTTGGGTGTCTCCCGGGCCACCGTCTACCGCCACCTGGACCGGCAATAATGAGACAGTTTTAGCGACGGTTTCGAGACGGTTGTGAGCGGATGCTCAGGCCGCCAGAGTGGCGTAGCGGCCGTTGCGGTCCAGCAGGCTGTCGTGGGTGCCGGCCTCGACGATCCGGCCGTGGTCGAGCACCGCGATCTGGTCGGCGTCGCGCACTGTGGAGAGCCGGTGCGCGATGGTGATGGTCGTCCGCCCCTCGGCCAGCACGTCGAACGCGCGTTGCACGGCACGCTCGGTCTCGGTGTCCAGCGCGCTGGTGGCCTCGTCGAGGACCAGGATGCGGGGGTCGCGCAGCAGCGTGCGGGCGATGGCGAGCCGCTGCTTCTCGCCGCCGGAGAAGCGGTGGCCGCGGGAGCCGACAGTGGTGTCGTACCCGTCGGGCAGCCCGGCGATCAGGTCGTGGATCTGGGCTGCGCGGGCGGCGTCCTCGATCTCGGCGTCGGTGGCGTCCGGTCGGGCGTAGCGCAGGTTCTCCCGGACGGTGGTGTGCAGCAGGTACGTCTCCTGGCTGACCACGCCGACGATCGCGGCCAGATCGGCCAGTCGCAGGTCGCGCAGGTCGACGCCGTCGATGGTGACCCGGCCGCCGGTCGGGTCGTGCAGCCGGCTGACCAGTCCGGCGAGGGTGCTCTTGCCGGAGCCGGTCTCACCGACCAGGGCGAGGCTGGTGCCGGCGGGCACGTCCAGGGTGATCCCGGCGAGTGCCGCGGTGTCGCTGCCCGGGTAGCCGAAGGTGACGTCCTCCAGGCGCAGGTGGCCGCGCACCCGGGCCGGGTCGAGGCGGACCGGCTCGGTGGGGTCGGCCACGTCGACGGGCAGGTCCAGGTATTCGAAGATCCGGGCGAACAGCGCCAGCGACGCGGTGAGCGAGACGCCAACGTTGAGCAGACCCATCAGCGGTCGGAACAGGCCGCCCTGCAGGGCGGTGAACGCCACCAGGGTGCCGATGCTCAGCGTGCCGGCGGTGCCGGGCAGGCCCGCGGCGAGGTAGATGACCGCCGGTACGGCGGCGAAGATGATGCTCATCGAGGCCATCCGCCAACGGCCGGCCAACTCGCTGCGCAGTTCCAGGTCGACCAGGCGGGCCGACGAGGCGGTGAACCGGTCGACCAGAGCGGGACCGGTGCCGAGGGTCTTGGCCAGTTGCACGCCGCTGATCGAGAGCCCCTCCTCGACGGTGACGTTGAGGTCGGCGAGTTCGCGTTGCCGTTCGGCGGTGATCTCGCGGCGCATCCGGGCGACGCGGCGGGTCAGCCAGATGGCGGGCGGCAGCACCACGAGCGAGACCAGGGAGAGCTGCCAGGAGAGCGCGACCATGGCGACCGCTGTGGCGACCACAGTGGTGAGGTTGGACGCGACGGCGGTGGCGGTGGACGTGACCACCGACTGCATGCCGCCGATGTCGTTGGTGATCCGGGACTGCACCTCGCCGGTGCGGGTGCGGGTGAAGAAGCCGAGCGACTGGCGCTGTAGGTGACTGAAGACGTCGGTGCGCAGCCGGTGCATGACCTGCTGGCCAACCTGGGTGGAGATCCAGGTCTGTACGACGCCGAGGGCGGAGGTCACCGCGGCCACGGCGACCATGCCGATGACCAGCCAGACCAGCAGGGTCACGTCGCCCTGGGGTAGGGCGCTGTCGATCACGGCACGCAGCAGGAACGGGCTGGCCATCGCGATGATCGAGGAGAGCACGATGATCGCGGTGACGGCGGCCAGCGCGGGCCGGTGGGGGGTGAACAGGCGGCCGATGCGACGCAGCGACACCTGGCGGGCCTGCGTCTTCTCTTCGGCGCTGACGGTGTGGTGGCCGCGGTCGCGGCCCATGGGGGTGCGTTCCAAGGGGCACTACCTTCCGGTCAGGGAAACATTACTGAGGTTACCTCAACATGAGGGAACAACCGCATCGGCTGCTACGGTATTCCGGTGATCGAGCACACGTCCGACGGCGCGGACGACGAGAGCCTGGCCGAGACGTTCTGGGCGGTGGCGTCCCGTCTGCGCCGGCAGACCCGGGAGTCGTTGGCGCCCTGGGACATCACCCCCAGCCAGTCCCGGGCGCTCGGTGTCCTGGGCCGGCACGGCGAGGTCCGCCCCGGCACGCTCGCCGAGCACCTGCACATCGCACCCCGCTCGGCGACCGAGGTCGTCGACGACCTCCAGACCCGTGGGCTCGTCGAGCGCCGGCCCGACCCGGCCGACCGACGGGCGACCCTGGTCGCGCTCACCGAGGAGGGCAACCGGGTCAGCGCCGCCATCCGGGCCGCCCGCCGGGCCGAGGCGGACCGCTTCTTCGGCCACCTGGACGACGCCGACCGGGCCGAGCTGTCCCGCATCCTGCGCACCCTGCGCGCCTGACACCACGGGTTTACCCACACCGGGCGGGGGTAGCCAGCGGCCCCGTTCGGGGACGAGGTGACAGGAGGACGCTGTGTCGCTGGTGCCACACCTGATCCATCGCCCCGCCTGATGTGCGGGATCAGCGGGGAGGCCCGATTCGACGGTCGCTCCCCCGACGCGGCGGCGGTCACCCGGATGACCGAGGCGATGCGCTCGCGCGGCCCGGACGACGAGGGCCTGTTCGCCGACGGATGGGTGACCCTCGGGCACCGCCGGCTGACCATCATCGACCTGTCCGACGCGGGCGGGCAGCCGATGGTCCGCGACGACCTGGGCCTGGCGCTGGTCTTCAACGGCTGCATCTACAACTACCCCGAGCTGCGCGAGGAACTGCGGAACGCCGGGTACGACTTCCACTCCACCAGCGACACCGAGGTCATCCTGGTCGCGTACGCGCACTGGGGTGAACGGTTCGTCGACCACCTGGTCGGCATGTTCGCGATCGGCCTGGTCGACCGGCCGCGGCGGCGGCTGATCCTGGCCCGCGACCGGCTCGGCATCAAACCGCTCTACCTGGCCGAGACACCTGGGCGGCTGCGGTTCGCCTCCACCCTGCCCGCGCTGCTGCGGGCCGGCGACGTCGACACCAGCATCGACCCGGTGGCGCTGCACCACTACCTGTCCTGGCACTCCATCGTGCCCGCGCCACGGACGGTGCTGCGCGGTGTGCGCAAGCTGCCGCCGGCCACCCTGCGGGTGATCGAGGCGGACGGGCGCAGCCGCGAGGAGGTGTACTGGCGACCCGACTACGTGCGGGAGCCCGCCGACGCGGGGATGGACGCCGCCGACTGGAAGGCCGCCATCGGGGACGCGCTGCGCGCGGCGGTACGCCGACGGCTGGTCGCCGACGTGCCGGTCGGCGTGCTGCTCTCCGGTGGACTGGACTCCAGCCTCATCGTGGCGCTGCTCGCCGAGGCCGGGCAGCAGCACCTGCGGACGTTCAGCATCGGCTTCGACAGCCGCGACGGCGAGTCCGGCGACGAGTTCCACTACTCCGACCTGGTGGCCCGCGCGTACGACACCGACCACCAGCGGATCCGGCTGGCCGACGACGACCTGGTGCCCGCCGTACGGCGTGCCGTGCTGGCGATGACCGAGCCGATGGGCAGTCACGACGTGGTCGCCTTCCATCTGCTGTCCGAGCAGGTGGCGCAGCATGTGAAGGTGGCGCAGTCCGGGCAGGGCGCCGACGAGGTGTTCGCCGGCTACGGCTACCACCAGCCACTGGTGGAGGCGCCCCGGCACAGCGCCGCCGAGACGTTCGCCGCCGCGTTCTTCGACCGCGACCACGACGAGCTGCGGGGCATCGTCGGCCCGGCGTACTCGCTTGAGCACGACGCCAGCCGGGAGCTGCTCACCGAACACCTCGCCGCGCCCGGGGCACAGACCGCGCTGGACGCCGTGCTGCGCCTGGACACCCACCTGATGCTCCCCGACGACCCGGTCAAACGGGTGGACAGCATGAGCATGGCGTGGGGGTTGGAGGTGCGTACACCCTTCCTCGACCAGGACCTGGTCACCCTGGCCGCGCACTGCCCGCCGGAACACAAGGTCGCCCAGAACGGCAAGGGCGTACTCAAGGAGGTCGCCCGGGAGGTGCTGCCGGCGGAGGTGATCGACCGTCGCAAGGGCTACTTCCCGGTGCCCGCGCTGCGCAACGTGGACGGCCCGGTGCGGCACCTGGTCGCCGAGGCGTTGCAGGCGCCGGCCGCGCGCGAGCGAGGGTTGTTCCGCCCGGAGTACGTGGCACAGCTGCTCGCCGAACCGGACCGGGCCGAGGCGGCGGCCGGCAGCAACAAGCTGTGGCAGCTCGGCCTGCTGGAGCTGTGGCTACAGACCCACGACATCCGCTGAACGCCGCCGATCAGCCGGCGGTCGTGCGGGCGGCCAGGTCGTCGACGACGGCGCGCAGGTCACCGGTGCGCTCCAACACGCGGCGCTGCCGGGTCGCGCCGGTGCCGTCGCGGCGCAGACGGGCCAGTTGCGCCAACACGTACCCCAGGTCGCCGTGGCGCAGCAGGGCCGGGGCGATCACCGCCATCAACTCGTCGACGAGCGCCCAGGCGGGGCGGGTGCCGCCGGCGCGCAGGTCGATGAGTTCGCCTTCGAGGCCGTCGTGAGCGGCCCGCCAGTGGGCGGCGGCGACCAGACAGTCGCGCACGGGCGGCGCGGTCACCCCGGCGCGTACGTCGTCGGCGAGGGTGGCGACCAGTGACCGGACCAGCGCGGCGACCAGCACCGCGTCGTCCACGTCCGGGCAGACGTCGCCCACCCGGATCTCCACCGTCGGGTAGGCCGACGACGGTCGGGCGTACCAGTAGACCATCGCGGCGTCGAGCATGATGCCGGCGGCGATCAGCTCGTCGACGGTCCGGTCGTAGTCGGCGGCGGAGTCGAAGTACGGCGTCGGGCCGATACTGGGCCACCGTTCCAGCTGCATGGACCGCCAGCTGGCGTGCCCGGTGTCGTACCCGTCGTGCAGCGGTGAGTTGGTGGTGATCGCCTGCACCACGGGCAGCCACGTCCTCAGGTGGTTGCAGACCTGCACGGCCAGTTCCCGGTCGGGCAGCCCGACGTGGACGTGACAGCCGCACACCGCCGGGTCGTGCGCCACCGGGCCGTACCGGCGCGACATCGCGTGGTAGCGCGGCTCGTCGGGGACCGTCCGGTGCGGCTCGGCCACCGGGGTGGCGCCGATCGCCACCAGCCGGGCCCCGGCCGCCGTGGCGGCCTCGGCGGCGGAGTGGCGCAGCGCCACCAGGTGCGCGCGCAGCTCGCTGAGGTCGGCGCAGACCGGGGTGACCATCTCCACCATGCTGTGCCGGAACTCCTGGCGGCTCTGGTCCCGGGCGGAGCCGCGCAGCGCGGACAGCACCTGGTCGGCCACCGGCAGGTTGCGCCCGCTTTCCGGGTCGAGCAGCAGGAACTCCTCCTCGACGCCGAGCGTGAGGGTGGACAGGTCGGGCACGGTGCCGGCGGTCGCCGAACGGTACTTCATGGTTTCTCGCCCTCCACTGCTGCGGCCGGCGCCTCGGTTTCCCGGCCCGGCCCGACGGCAAACGCCGCTCAGGACGTCGCCAGGGCCGCCGCGCGGGCGGTGAGGAAGGCCCGTTCGGCCGCGTTGTCCGTCAGGGCGACGGCTGTCCGGTACGCCTCGACGGCCTCCGCCTCCCGGCCGAGGCGGGCGAGCAGGTCGGCGCGGACCGCGTGCTGCACGTG
This portion of the Micromonospora zamorensis genome encodes:
- a CDS encoding ABC transporter permease → MSALTNTALLARLVLRRDRIRLAIWVLGTPLLGYALAGSVTGIYPDQEALQGYATTSASSLVARAFNGPIAGADLGAVVVAETYVTLALIVALLSTFAVTRHTRQNEETGRAELLGASVVGRYASLTAALLVIVAANVLAAGLLAFALIGAGLPLAGSLAAAAAIGGVGVAFTAIAAVTAQLSVTARGANALAAATVGLSFVLRAAGDVLGEQSADGTRVQSAWPSWLSPLGWGNQVRAFGGERWWVLALPVALLLAGVALAYALAERRDLGAGLIAPRRGPASGTPRLLSPAGLAWRMQRGTLLGWAVGVAVLGFSMGIAGDEFNAMIDQNPAAAEAINAMGGGANLLDAYLAAMLGLFALTIGAYVVQALLRVRGDETDGVLEAALATAVSRTRWLGTQVLAAALGAVALLLLAGVTTGLGYGLVTDDPLGKAVELGGAALLRLPALLVVAGVVTTLFGLLPRWSVVLSWTALLIFLLLGQLGAVLELPQAALNVSPYTHVPSVPAVDPAVAPLVVLTAVAAALLAVGVAGFRRRDVPS
- a CDS encoding ABC transporter ATP-binding protein → MPVISIGNLVKTFGAIRALDGLDLRVEQGEVHGFLGPNGSGKSTTIRILLGLLHSDSGDAQVLGADPWRDAVRLHRRLAYVPGDVNLWPNLTGGEAIDLLGKLRGGLDRRRRDELLHRFDLDPTRRCRTYSKGNRQKVAIVAAFASNVELYVLDEPTSGLDPLMEAVFQDEVRRVKQAGATVLLSSHVLAEVEALCDRVSIIREGRTVESGTLTELRHLTRTAVTVETARPVTGLDTLPGVHDVHEVDGRTHLEVDPAHLDALLGQLIRFGVRALTSTPPTLEQLFLRHYGNDPAAGAGAPAVSDAGAASDAGAPQAGAR
- a CDS encoding TetR family transcriptional regulator, coding for MTADPADDTRTRILRAALDLFAEHGYQRTSLRQIGERLRLTKTAILYHFPAKEHLLAALVEPLLADLERLLDAAQTQPTERARWTVLEGWVDIMLAHRRPLGMLYHDIALVGRGDTYHRLITIAMRANDIIAGPDAGRRERVRAVQAVAACSDPVVFFTDVSDEVLRADMLDGVRRLLTAPTADAAGPTEADPAGADAGPTHPPSLALASRADAAPGGGAAARRRRPGRPPALGREQVEAARRMHAAGTHSVDAIAATLGVSRATVYRHLDRQ
- a CDS encoding ABC transporter ATP-binding protein; translated protein: MGRDRGHHTVSAEEKTQARQVSLRRIGRLFTPHRPALAAVTAIIVLSSIIAMASPFLLRAVIDSALPQGDVTLLVWLVIGMVAVAAVTSALGVVQTWISTQVGQQVMHRLRTDVFSHLQRQSLGFFTRTRTGEVQSRITNDIGGMQSVVTSTATAVASNLTTVVATAVAMVALSWQLSLVSLVVLPPAIWLTRRVARMRREITAERQRELADLNVTVEEGLSISGVQLAKTLGTGPALVDRFTASSARLVDLELRSELAGRWRMASMSIIFAAVPAVIYLAAGLPGTAGTLSIGTLVAFTALQGGLFRPLMGLLNVGVSLTASLALFARIFEYLDLPVDVADPTEPVRLDPARVRGHLRLEDVTFGYPGSDTAALAGITLDVPAGTSLALVGETGSGKSTLAGLVSRLHDPTGGRVTIDGVDLRDLRLADLAAIVGVVSQETYLLHTTVRENLRYARPDATDAEIEDAARAAQIHDLIAGLPDGYDTTVGSRGHRFSGGEKQRLAIARTLLRDPRILVLDEATSALDTETERAVQRAFDVLAEGRTTITIAHRLSTVRDADQIAVLDHGRIVEAGTHDSLLDRNGRYATLAA
- a CDS encoding MarR family winged helix-turn-helix transcriptional regulator, yielding MIEHTSDGADDESLAETFWAVASRLRRQTRESLAPWDITPSQSRALGVLGRHGEVRPGTLAEHLHIAPRSATEVVDDLQTRGLVERRPDPADRRATLVALTEEGNRVSAAIRAARRAEADRFFGHLDDADRAELSRILRTLRA
- a CDS encoding N-acetylglutaminylglutamine amidotransferase; translation: MCGISGEARFDGRSPDAAAVTRMTEAMRSRGPDDEGLFADGWVTLGHRRLTIIDLSDAGGQPMVRDDLGLALVFNGCIYNYPELREELRNAGYDFHSTSDTEVILVAYAHWGERFVDHLVGMFAIGLVDRPRRRLILARDRLGIKPLYLAETPGRLRFASTLPALLRAGDVDTSIDPVALHHYLSWHSIVPAPRTVLRGVRKLPPATLRVIEADGRSREEVYWRPDYVREPADAGMDAADWKAAIGDALRAAVRRRLVADVPVGVLLSGGLDSSLIVALLAEAGQQHLRTFSIGFDSRDGESGDEFHYSDLVARAYDTDHQRIRLADDDLVPAVRRAVLAMTEPMGSHDVVAFHLLSEQVAQHVKVAQSGQGADEVFAGYGYHQPLVEAPRHSAAETFAAAFFDRDHDELRGIVGPAYSLEHDASRELLTEHLAAPGAQTALDAVLRLDTHLMLPDDPVKRVDSMSMAWGLEVRTPFLDQDLVTLAAHCPPEHKVAQNGKGVLKEVAREVLPAEVIDRRKGYFPVPALRNVDGPVRHLVAEALQAPAARERGLFRPEYVAQLLAEPDRAEAAAGSNKLWQLGLLELWLQTHDIR
- a CDS encoding carboxylate-amine ligase — translated: MKYRSATAGTVPDLSTLTLGVEEEFLLLDPESGRNLPVADQVLSALRGSARDQSRQEFRHSMVEMVTPVCADLSELRAHLVALRHSAAEAATAAGARLVAIGATPVAEPHRTVPDEPRYHAMSRRYGPVAHDPAVCGCHVHVGLPDRELAVQVCNHLRTWLPVVQAITTNSPLHDGYDTGHASWRSMQLERWPSIGPTPYFDSAADYDRTVDELIAAGIMLDAAMVYWYARPSSAYPTVEIRVGDVCPDVDDAVLVAALVRSLVATLADDVRAGVTAPPVRDCLVAAAHWRAAHDGLEGELIDLRAGGTRPAWALVDELMAVIAPALLRHGDLGYVLAQLARLRRDGTGATRQRRVLERTGDLRAVVDDLAARTTAG